From the genome of Streptomyces sp. NBC_01317, one region includes:
- a CDS encoding ROK family transcriptional regulator produces the protein MNDRAALDLLIAHGPLTRTRIGELTGLSKPTASQLLTRLESAGLVRTTGSQSGRPGPNAVLYEIDPRAGHVAALSAGPTGIDAVVADITGAVVGSCRVEAEPATKDVGHRTAQLVAEAVDGALRAAGLGHDDLRCTVIGTPGAIDPHTGQLRYAPHLPGWHSRTLRADLAEVLGTPVFIENDVNLAAIAEQYEGAAQDHDDFVLAYLDEGVGAAIVLGGTLLRGATGGAGEIGYMPLPGAPLARGGVRDWAGDDAGGGFQSQVSTPAVRKLAGGVPLAEALADEGVRDQVAAMLATGLAAVVAVVDPELVVLSGAVAEAGGEALRERVETELTGLILPRPLLRISDLDGDPILTGALRSALTQARDTVFDTT, from the coding sequence ATGAACGACCGGGCCGCGCTGGACCTGCTCATAGCCCACGGACCGCTCACGCGCACCAGGATCGGTGAGCTGACCGGCCTCTCCAAGCCCACCGCGTCCCAGCTGCTGACCCGGCTGGAGAGCGCGGGCCTGGTCCGTACGACCGGCAGCCAGAGCGGCCGGCCGGGACCCAACGCCGTGCTGTACGAGATCGACCCGCGCGCCGGCCACGTGGCGGCGCTCTCCGCGGGACCCACCGGCATCGACGCGGTGGTCGCCGACATCACCGGCGCCGTCGTGGGCAGCTGCCGGGTCGAGGCGGAACCCGCCACCAAGGACGTGGGCCACCGCACCGCCCAGCTGGTCGCCGAGGCCGTGGACGGCGCGCTGCGCGCGGCCGGGCTCGGCCACGACGACCTGCGCTGCACGGTGATCGGCACCCCCGGCGCCATCGACCCGCACACCGGCCAGCTGCGGTACGCGCCGCACCTGCCGGGATGGCACTCCCGTACGCTCCGGGCCGATCTCGCGGAAGTGCTGGGCACCCCGGTCTTCATCGAGAACGACGTGAACCTCGCGGCGATCGCCGAACAGTACGAGGGCGCGGCCCAGGACCACGACGACTTCGTGCTCGCCTACCTCGACGAAGGGGTCGGCGCCGCGATCGTGCTGGGCGGCACCCTGCTCAGGGGCGCCACCGGCGGCGCCGGGGAGATCGGCTACATGCCGCTGCCCGGCGCGCCGCTCGCCCGGGGCGGGGTCCGCGACTGGGCCGGGGACGACGCCGGCGGCGGATTCCAGAGCCAGGTCTCCACCCCCGCCGTACGGAAACTCGCCGGCGGGGTGCCGCTGGCCGAGGCCCTCGCCGACGAGGGCGTACGGGACCAGGTGGCGGCCATGCTGGCCACCGGCCTGGCGGCCGTGGTCGCGGTGGTCGACCCCGAGCTGGTCGTGCTCTCCGGCGCGGTCGCGGAGGCCGGCGGGGAGGCGCTGCGGGAGCGGGTCGAGACCGAGCTGACCGGGCTCATCCTGCCCAGACCCCTGCTGCGGATCAGCGACCTCGACGGCGACCCGATCCTGACCGGGGCGCTGCGGTCGGCCCTGACCCAGGCGCGCGACACCGTCTTCGACACCACCTGA
- a CDS encoding mechanosensitive ion channel domain-containing protein: MSWSALPAAAPPSGPGTLDEAGNRANDAAGWVEDNWSTWLSVGLRILLILVIALVLRHVIRRALTKLIERMNRSVQAVEGTALGGLLVNAERRRQRSEAIGSVLRSVTSFLILGTAALMMLGALNINLAPLLASAGVAGVALGFGARNLVTDFLSGVFMILEDQYGVGDSIDAGVATGEVIEVGLRVTKLRGENGEIWYVRNGEVKRIGNLSQGWATAAVDVMVRPSEDLEKVRAVIKQVAETMAKDDPWAERLWGPIEVLGLDAVLLDSMTVRLSAKTMPGQALSVERELRWRVKRAFDEEGIRIVGGVPLQADEEPVDLSAGVSAPSALSSPTSPQSQAASPLTPQVPPPGSPGQGK, encoded by the coding sequence GTGTCCTGGTCCGCCCTGCCGGCCGCAGCCCCGCCGTCCGGTCCCGGCACCCTCGACGAGGCCGGGAACCGGGCGAACGACGCGGCGGGCTGGGTGGAGGACAACTGGTCCACCTGGCTGAGCGTGGGCTTGCGCATCCTGCTGATCCTGGTGATAGCCCTCGTCCTGCGCCATGTCATCCGCCGCGCGCTCACCAAGCTCATCGAGCGGATGAACCGCAGTGTGCAGGCGGTGGAGGGCACCGCGCTGGGCGGCCTGCTGGTGAACGCGGAACGCCGCCGCCAGCGCTCCGAGGCCATCGGTTCCGTGCTCCGCTCCGTGACGTCGTTCCTGATCCTCGGCACGGCCGCGCTGATGATGCTGGGCGCGCTGAACATCAATCTGGCGCCGCTGCTGGCCTCCGCCGGGGTCGCCGGCGTGGCGCTGGGCTTCGGTGCCCGCAACCTCGTCACCGACTTCCTCTCCGGCGTGTTCATGATCCTGGAGGACCAGTACGGCGTCGGCGACAGCATCGACGCGGGGGTGGCCACCGGCGAGGTGATCGAGGTCGGCCTGCGCGTGACCAAGCTGCGCGGCGAGAACGGCGAGATCTGGTACGTGCGCAACGGCGAGGTGAAGCGGATCGGCAACCTCAGCCAGGGCTGGGCCACGGCCGCCGTCGACGTGATGGTCCGGCCGTCCGAGGACCTGGAGAAGGTCCGCGCGGTCATCAAGCAGGTCGCGGAGACGATGGCCAAGGACGACCCGTGGGCGGAGCGCCTGTGGGGCCCGATCGAGGTGCTGGGCCTGGACGCGGTCCTGCTGGACTCGATGACCGTACGGCTCTCGGCCAAGACGATGCCCGGCCAGGCGCTGAGCGTGGAGCGCGAGCTGCGGTGGCGGGTCAAGCGGGCGTTCGACGAGGAGGGGATACGGATCGTCGGGGGTGTCCCGCTCCAGGCGGACGAGGAGCCCGTGGACCTGTCGGCGGGCGTGTCGGCCCCCTCGGCCCTGTCCAGCCCCACGTCACCGCAGTCCCAGGCCGCTTCCCCGCTGACCCCGCAGGTGCCGCCGCCGGGCTCACCGGGCCAGGGCAAGTGA
- a CDS encoding HNH endonuclease, which produces MPHVLVLNASYEPLGVVPLRRALVLVLENKATSLEESGAFMHSATRVVPAPSVVRLKRFVRVPYRGPVPLTRRALFARDGGRCMYCGAAATSVDHVVPRSRGGQHAWDNVVAACRRCNHVKADRHLRELGWRLHQQPAPPSGLAWRIIGTGHRDPRWMPYLQPYGAEDAVARIDGISA; this is translated from the coding sequence GTGCCGCATGTCTTGGTCCTCAACGCGTCGTACGAGCCGCTCGGCGTCGTACCGCTCCGCCGCGCGCTCGTCCTCGTCCTGGAGAACAAGGCCACCAGCCTCGAGGAATCCGGCGCCTTCATGCACAGCGCGACCCGCGTCGTCCCAGCCCCCAGCGTCGTACGGCTGAAGCGGTTCGTGCGGGTCCCCTACCGGGGGCCCGTTCCACTGACCCGTCGTGCGCTCTTCGCCAGGGACGGGGGCCGCTGCATGTACTGCGGCGCCGCCGCCACCAGCGTCGACCACGTCGTCCCCCGCAGCCGCGGGGGCCAGCACGCGTGGGACAACGTCGTGGCCGCGTGCCGCAGGTGCAACCACGTCAAGGCCGACCGGCACCTGCGTGAGCTGGGCTGGCGTCTGCACCAACAACCGGCTCCACCGTCCGGGCTCGCCTGGCGGATCATCGGGACCGGACACCGTGACCCGCGCTGGATGCCGTACCTGCAACCGTACGGCGCGGAGGACGCGGTGGCCCGGATCGACGGCATTTCAGCCTGA
- a CDS encoding beta-N-acetylglucosaminidase domain-containing protein: protein MRLGRTGRTATAVAMAVIGGLLGGAPGAYAAPHDPGSPVAATPGPEGQADVPDVWPRPQTIKAAGRAVPLGDLVTVVAGEGADPVAVQALTDALRAAGVRTVGQAWATDPPGAGTVVLAGGTGARDALRALRAPESADLPSGGYRIAVGRVAGRDTIALDGVGEDGLFHGAQTLRQLIVRPGVRPGAKPGVKPGAKATVPGVVVRDWPGTLVRGTTEGFYGEPWTHQERLAQLDFMGRTKQNRFLYAPGDDPFRQARWRDPYPAAERAQFRELAERAGRNHVTLAWAVAPAQSMCMTSEKDLGALNRKIDAMWALGVRAFQLQFQDVSYSEWHCDADADTFGSGPEAAAKAQARVANAVAVHLAERHPDSEPLTVMPTEYHQDGVTAYRTALAGQLDGGVHVAWTGVGVVPRTITGRELADVKAAFAHPMVTMDNYPVNDYEPERLFLGPYTGREPAVAGGSVALLANAMEQASASRIPLFTAADYAWNPRSYVPEESWRAAVDDLAGEDTATREALRALAGNDASSLLDPSESAYLKPLFTAFWASRATSDGRARSRAAAGLRAAFTVMAGAPERLAGTAGGRLDDEVRPWLDQLARYGRAGELAVDMLTAQDRGDGADSWRASLALEPLREELRTSEAVVGEGALDPFLDRAVEAAAGWTGAARATGGDVAQDARSYTVGLGRARPVTAVTAMTEPGTGAGASVEVRVPGEGWRPLGPLSTSGWTQSDAKGLLADAVRIVWPGAGPGSGISGPGAPAPSVRHIVPWFADEPGARLDLAPREADAQIGGKAETVEARLAGRRPGEVRGSLTAKAPSGIRVTVPKETTVPRGALTTVPIEVKVKAGTPAGSYDVPVAFGGERSTLTVRASPRTGGPDLARGATASSSGDETPDFPASAAIDGDPATRWSSPVEDGAWWQLELPAAARVGQVVLTWQEAYASRYRVQVSADGRTWRTAATVSDGRGGREAIGMDAKDTRFVRVQGDARATKYGYSLFSAEVYAVAP from the coding sequence GTGCGGCTCGGGCGTACAGGACGGACGGCTACGGCGGTTGCGATGGCCGTGATCGGCGGGCTTCTCGGCGGGGCGCCGGGCGCGTACGCGGCGCCGCACGACCCGGGTTCCCCGGTGGCCGCCACGCCCGGCCCCGAGGGCCAGGCGGACGTGCCGGACGTGTGGCCCAGACCCCAGACGATCAAGGCGGCCGGGCGGGCTGTCCCGCTCGGTGACCTGGTCACCGTCGTGGCGGGCGAGGGCGCCGACCCCGTCGCCGTCCAGGCGCTCACGGACGCGCTGCGCGCCGCCGGTGTCCGTACGGTCGGCCAGGCCTGGGCCACGGATCCGCCCGGCGCGGGCACGGTGGTCCTGGCGGGCGGCACCGGCGCGCGGGACGCGCTGCGCGCCCTGCGCGCGCCCGAGAGCGCCGACCTGCCGTCCGGCGGGTACCGGATCGCGGTGGGCCGGGTCGCGGGCCGCGACACGATAGCGCTGGACGGGGTGGGCGAGGACGGCCTCTTCCACGGCGCGCAGACCCTGCGCCAGCTGATCGTGAGGCCGGGCGTGAGGCCGGGTGCGAAGCCGGGCGTGAAGCCGGGCGCCAAAGCGACCGTCCCGGGCGTTGTCGTACGGGACTGGCCCGGCACGCTCGTGCGCGGCACGACGGAGGGCTTCTACGGGGAGCCGTGGACGCACCAGGAGCGCCTGGCGCAGCTCGACTTCATGGGGCGTACCAAGCAGAACCGCTTCCTCTACGCGCCGGGTGACGACCCGTTCCGGCAGGCGCGCTGGCGCGATCCGTACCCGGCGGCGGAGCGTGCCCAGTTCCGCGAGCTGGCCGAGCGGGCCGGCCGTAACCATGTGACGCTCGCCTGGGCCGTGGCCCCCGCGCAGTCGATGTGCATGACGTCGGAGAAGGACCTCGGGGCGCTGAACCGCAAGATCGACGCGATGTGGGCGCTGGGGGTGCGGGCCTTCCAACTCCAGTTCCAGGACGTGAGTTACAGCGAGTGGCACTGCGACGCGGACGCCGACACGTTCGGCTCGGGGCCCGAGGCGGCGGCGAAGGCGCAGGCCCGGGTCGCGAATGCGGTGGCGGTTCATCTGGCGGAGCGGCACCCGGACTCCGAGCCGCTGACGGTCATGCCGACCGAGTACCACCAGGACGGCGTCACCGCGTACCGCACGGCGCTCGCCGGGCAGCTCGACGGCGGTGTCCATGTGGCGTGGACGGGGGTCGGGGTCGTCCCGCGCACCATCACGGGCCGTGAACTGGCCGACGTGAAGGCCGCGTTCGCGCATCCGATGGTGACGATGGACAACTACCCGGTCAACGACTACGAGCCGGAACGTCTCTTCCTCGGCCCGTACACCGGCCGCGAACCGGCCGTCGCCGGCGGCTCGGTGGCGCTGCTCGCCAATGCCATGGAGCAGGCGTCGGCGTCCCGTATCCCCCTCTTCACCGCCGCCGACTACGCCTGGAATCCGCGGAGCTACGTGCCGGAGGAGTCCTGGCGGGCGGCCGTGGACGACCTGGCCGGCGAGGACACGGCGACCCGCGAAGCCCTGCGCGCCCTCGCGGGCAACGACGCCTCGTCCCTCCTCGACCCGTCCGAATCCGCCTATCTCAAGCCGCTGTTCACCGCCTTCTGGGCGTCCCGCGCCACGTCGGACGGACGCGCCAGGAGCCGCGCGGCGGCCGGACTGCGCGCCGCCTTCACCGTGATGGCCGGGGCGCCGGAGCGTCTCGCGGGGACGGCCGGGGGCCGGCTGGACGACGAAGTACGGCCGTGGCTGGACCAGTTGGCGCGCTACGGGCGCGCCGGGGAGCTGGCCGTCGACATGCTCACCGCCCAGGACCGCGGTGACGGCGCGGACTCGTGGCGGGCGTCGCTGGCGCTGGAGCCGCTGCGCGAAGAGCTGCGCACGAGCGAGGCCGTGGTGGGCGAGGGCGCCCTGGACCCGTTCCTCGACCGGGCCGTCGAGGCGGCGGCGGGGTGGACGGGCGCGGCCCGCGCCACCGGCGGGGACGTCGCCCAGGACGCCCGGTCCTACACGGTCGGCCTGGGCCGGGCGAGACCGGTCACGGCGGTGACGGCGATGACCGAGCCGGGCACGGGCGCCGGGGCGAGCGTGGAGGTGCGGGTGCCGGGCGAGGGCTGGCGTCCGCTGGGACCGCTGTCGACGAGCGGCTGGACGCAGTCGGACGCGAAGGGCCTGCTCGCCGACGCGGTACGGATCGTGTGGCCGGGCGCGGGTCCCGGTTCCGGCATCTCGGGACCGGGCGCGCCCGCCCCCTCCGTACGGCATATCGTGCCCTGGTTCGCGGACGAGCCGGGGGCGCGGCTGGACCTGGCGCCCCGCGAGGCGGACGCCCAGATCGGCGGGAAGGCGGAGACGGTCGAGGCGCGGCTGGCGGGGCGGCGGCCCGGCGAGGTGCGCGGGTCGCTCACCGCGAAGGCGCCGTCCGGCATCCGGGTGACGGTGCCCAAGGAGACGACCGTGCCACGCGGCGCCCTGACGACGGTCCCCATCGAGGTCAAGGTGAAGGCGGGCACCCCGGCCGGTTCGTACGACGTGCCGGTCGCCTTCGGCGGCGAGCGGAGCACGCTGACCGTGCGGGCCTCGCCCCGTACCGGCGGCCCCGACCTCGCGCGTGGCGCGACCGCCTCGTCCTCGGGCGACGAGACCCCGGACTTCCCGGCGTCGGCCGCGATCGACGGGGACCCCGCCACCCGCTGGTCGTCCCCGGTGGAGGACGGCGCCTGGTGGCAGCTGGAGCTCCCGGCGGCGGCGCGGGTCGGGCAGGTGGTCCTGACGTGGCAGGAGGCGTACGCGAGCCGCTACCGCGTCCAGGTCTCCGCCGACGGCCGCACCTGGCGGACGGCTGCGACCGTCTCGGACGGCCGGGGCGGGCGGGAGGCGATCGGGATGGACGCGAAGGACACCCGGTTCGTACGGGTCCAGGGCGACGCCCGCGCCACGAAGTACGGATACTCGCTGTTCTCGGCCGAGGTCTACGCGGTCGCGCCCTAG
- the malQ gene encoding 4-alpha-glucanotransferase yields the protein MGLARLAALHGVATSYAPSPDVTVQVPDDTVVAVLAALGVDASTPAAVTDALTRAEATAAERLLPPTVVLWSAPEGERPEVPAALTGLPPGTTLQVEPEDGGTPLPADPATDPAAVVAHAPLGVHRLTARAPDGRTATVTLVAAPHQVPQPPPRTHGFLVQLYSLLSERSWGMGDLGDLAELAAWSGRHLGAGFVQINPLHAAVPGDPTDPSPYRPSSRRFPDPVHLRIEAVPEYAYVRGADREQLDALGEKAAALRASVLGEDALIDRDAVWALKLAALEILAAVPLGPGRRAEYGDFLAAQGQALEDHATWYALAEAHGPGWHDWPAGLRDPRSPETARARHDLSDRVDFHRRLAWLTDQQLAAASGTARDAGMAVGIVHDLAVGVHPGGADAWAQQDAFAAGMSVGAPPDAFNALGQDWGLPPWRPDVLAASGYAPYRGLLKGLLRNAGALRIDHVMGLFRLWWVPQGEQPTQGTYVRYDAEAMLAVLALEAHRAGAPVVGEDLGTVEPGVREALERRGVLGTSVLWFERDWEGPGQPPLPPGTWREGCVATATTHDLPSTAARLTGEHVELRHRLGLLTRPLDREQAEDRAEVGEWLTYLGRLGLLPGGPGDEEEEIRAVYRFLLRTPARMVGVWLPDAVGDRRPQNLPGTWDQYPNWRLPVADATGRPMTLEELAASPRLHRLMDVLRP from the coding sequence ATGGGCCTGGCCAGGCTCGCCGCACTGCACGGTGTCGCCACCTCGTACGCCCCCTCGCCCGACGTCACCGTCCAGGTCCCGGACGACACCGTCGTGGCGGTGCTCGCCGCGCTCGGGGTCGACGCGTCCACCCCCGCGGCGGTGACGGACGCGCTCACCCGCGCGGAAGCCACCGCCGCGGAGCGGCTGCTGCCCCCGACGGTGGTGCTGTGGAGCGCCCCCGAGGGGGAGCGGCCCGAGGTCCCGGCCGCCCTGACGGGGCTGCCGCCCGGGACGACCCTCCAGGTGGAGCCGGAGGACGGCGGTACGCCGCTGCCCGCGGACCCCGCCACCGACCCCGCCGCCGTCGTGGCCCACGCCCCCCTCGGCGTCCACCGGCTCACCGCGCGCGCCCCCGACGGGCGTACGGCCACCGTCACCCTGGTGGCCGCCCCCCATCAGGTGCCGCAGCCCCCGCCCCGTACCCACGGCTTCCTGGTGCAGCTCTACTCCCTGCTCTCCGAGCGCTCCTGGGGCATGGGCGACCTCGGGGACCTCGCCGAGCTGGCCGCCTGGTCGGGCCGTCACCTCGGCGCGGGCTTCGTCCAGATCAACCCGCTGCACGCCGCCGTCCCCGGCGACCCGACCGACCCCTCGCCGTACCGCCCCTCCTCGCGCCGCTTCCCCGACCCGGTCCACCTGCGGATCGAGGCCGTACCGGAGTACGCGTACGTGCGCGGCGCGGACCGCGAGCAGCTCGACGCCCTCGGCGAGAAGGCCGCCGCCCTGCGCGCGTCCGTCCTCGGCGAGGACGCGCTGATCGACCGCGACGCCGTATGGGCCCTCAAGCTCGCCGCCCTGGAGATCCTGGCGGCCGTCCCCCTCGGCCCCGGCCGCCGTGCCGAGTACGGCGACTTCCTCGCCGCCCAGGGGCAGGCCCTGGAGGACCACGCCACCTGGTACGCGCTCGCCGAGGCGCACGGACCGGGGTGGCACGACTGGCCGGCCGGGCTGCGCGACCCGCGCTCGCCCGAGACCGCCCGGGCCCGCCATGACCTGTCCGACCGCGTCGACTTCCACCGCCGGCTGGCCTGGCTGACCGACCAGCAGCTCGCCGCCGCGTCCGGCACCGCGCGGGACGCGGGCATGGCCGTCGGGATCGTCCACGACCTGGCCGTCGGCGTGCACCCCGGCGGAGCCGACGCCTGGGCCCAGCAGGACGCCTTCGCCGCCGGCATGTCGGTCGGCGCCCCGCCCGACGCCTTCAACGCCCTCGGCCAGGACTGGGGCCTGCCGCCCTGGCGCCCCGACGTCCTCGCCGCGTCCGGCTACGCCCCGTACCGCGGCCTGCTCAAGGGCCTGCTGCGGAACGCCGGGGCGCTGCGGATCGACCATGTGATGGGGCTGTTCCGGCTCTGGTGGGTGCCGCAGGGCGAGCAGCCCACCCAGGGAACGTATGTACGGTACGACGCCGAGGCGATGCTCGCCGTCCTCGCCCTGGAGGCGCACCGCGCGGGCGCCCCGGTCGTCGGCGAGGATCTCGGCACGGTCGAGCCGGGGGTGCGCGAGGCGCTGGAGCGGCGCGGGGTGCTCGGCACGTCCGTGCTCTGGTTCGAACGGGACTGGGAGGGGCCGGGACAGCCGCCCCTGCCGCCCGGGACCTGGCGCGAGGGCTGCGTCGCCACCGCGACCACCCACGACCTGCCGTCCACCGCCGCCCGGTTGACCGGTGAGCACGTGGAACTGCGCCACCGGCTGGGCCTGCTCACCCGCCCGCTGGACCGGGAACAGGCCGAGGACCGCGCGGAGGTCGGGGAGTGGCTCACGTACCTGGGGCGCCTGGGGCTGCTGCCCGGGGGGCCCGGTGACGAGGAGGAGGAGATCCGCGCGGTCTACCGCTTCCTGCTGCGCACCCCGGCGCGGATGGTCGGGGTCTGGCTGCCGGACGCGGTGGGCGACCGCAGGCCGCAGAACCTGCCGGGGACGTGGGACCAGTACCCCAACTGGCGCCTGCCGGTGGCGGACGCGACGGGCCGCCCGATGACGCTGGAGGAACTGGCCGCGTCTCCCCGGCTGCACCGCCTGATGGACGTACTGCGACCGTGA
- the pepN gene encoding aminopeptidase N, with the protein MPGTNLTREEAQLRARLLTVDSYAIDLDLSGAQEGGTYRSVTTVRFDSAEAGAETFIDLVAPAVHEVVLNGTPLDAAAVFKDSRIALAGLLEGPNDLTVVAECAYTNTGEGLHRFVDPVDEQAYLYTQFEVPDARRVFASFEQPDLKATFQFSVRAPEGWTVVSNSPTPEPKDNLWHFAPTPRVSTYITALIAGPYHAVHSSYEKDGQSVPLGIYCRPSLAEFLDADAIFEVTRQGFDWFQEKFDYAYPFAKYDQLFVPEFNAGAMENAGAVTIRDQYVFRSKVTDAAYETRAETILHELAHMWFGDLVTMEWWNDLWLNESFATYTSIACQADAPGSRWPQSWTTFANSMKTWAYRQDQLPSTHPIMADIRDLDDVLVNFDGITYAKGASVLKQLVAYVGQDEFFRGVQAYFKAHAFGNSRLSDLLGALEETSGRDLKAWSKAWLETAGINILRPEITLDAAGHVASFFVTQEAPALPAGAKGEPVLRPHRIAIGCYDLDGNGKLVRTSRIELDVDGERTEVPFPQNTSRPAVVLLNDDDLSYAKVRLDEESLRVVTAHLGDFAESLPRALSWASAWDMTRDGELATRDYLALVLSGISKETDIGVVQSLHRQVKLALDLYAAPVWRETGLTQWTEATLAHLRAAEPGSDHQLAWARAFASTARTPQQLDLLQGLLDGTETVEGLAVDTELRWAFVQRLAAVGLHDTEEIAAEYERDKTSAGEQHATAARAARPSAEAKAEAWASVVESDKLPNSLQEAVIGGFVQTDQRELLAPYTEKYFAAVAEVWESRSHEMAQQVAVGLYPSLQVSRETLDATDAWLASAGPNAALRRLISESRAGVERALRAQEADAAAAPVV; encoded by the coding sequence GTGCCTGGCACAAATCTGACCCGCGAGGAGGCGCAGCTGCGTGCGCGCCTGCTCACCGTGGACTCGTACGCGATCGATCTCGATCTGAGCGGCGCGCAGGAGGGCGGCACCTACCGGTCCGTGACCACGGTGCGCTTCGACAGCGCGGAGGCCGGGGCAGAGACCTTCATCGACCTGGTGGCGCCCGCCGTCCACGAGGTCGTCCTCAACGGCACCCCGCTGGACGCCGCCGCCGTCTTCAAGGACTCGCGGATCGCGCTGGCCGGCCTCCTGGAGGGCCCGAACGACCTGACGGTCGTCGCGGAGTGCGCGTACACGAACACCGGTGAGGGCCTGCACCGGTTTGTCGACCCGGTCGACGAACAGGCCTACCTGTACACGCAGTTCGAGGTCCCGGACGCCCGGCGCGTCTTCGCGTCGTTCGAGCAGCCGGACCTCAAGGCGACGTTCCAGTTCTCCGTACGGGCCCCCGAGGGCTGGACGGTCGTCTCCAACTCGCCGACGCCGGAGCCGAAGGACAACCTCTGGCACTTCGCGCCGACGCCGCGCGTCTCGACGTACATCACCGCGCTGATCGCCGGTCCGTACCACGCGGTGCACAGCTCGTACGAGAAGGACGGGCAGTCGGTGCCGCTGGGCATCTACTGCCGGCCCTCGCTGGCCGAGTTCCTGGACGCGGACGCGATCTTCGAGGTCACGCGGCAGGGATTCGACTGGTTCCAGGAGAAGTTCGACTACGCGTACCCCTTCGCCAAGTACGACCAGCTGTTCGTCCCGGAGTTCAACGCGGGCGCGATGGAGAACGCGGGCGCGGTGACCATCCGCGACCAGTACGTCTTCCGCTCGAAGGTGACGGACGCCGCGTACGAGACGCGCGCCGAGACGATCCTGCACGAGCTGGCCCACATGTGGTTCGGCGACCTGGTCACCATGGAGTGGTGGAACGACCTCTGGCTGAACGAGTCGTTCGCCACGTACACCTCGATCGCCTGCCAGGCCGACGCGCCGGGCTCGCGGTGGCCGCAGTCGTGGACGACGTTCGCCAACTCCATGAAGACCTGGGCCTACCGCCAGGACCAGCTGCCCTCCACGCACCCGATCATGGCGGACATCCGCGACCTGGACGACGTGCTGGTCAACTTCGACGGCATCACGTACGCCAAGGGCGCCTCGGTGCTCAAGCAGCTCGTCGCATACGTCGGCCAGGACGAGTTCTTCCGCGGGGTGCAGGCGTACTTCAAGGCCCACGCCTTCGGGAACTCCCGCCTCTCCGACCTGCTGGGCGCGCTGGAGGAGACGTCCGGGCGCGACCTCAAGGCCTGGTCGAAGGCGTGGCTGGAGACGGCCGGGATCAACATCCTGCGCCCGGAGATCACCCTCGACGCGGCGGGCCACGTGGCGTCGTTCTTCGTCACGCAGGAGGCGCCCGCGCTGCCCGCCGGCGCCAAGGGCGAGCCCGTCCTGCGGCCGCACCGGATCGCGATCGGGTGCTACGACCTGGACGGGAACGGCAAGCTGGTCCGTACGAGCCGGATCGAGCTGGACGTCGACGGGGAGCGCACGGAGGTGCCGTTCCCGCAGAACACATCGCGCCCGGCGGTGGTCCTGCTCAACGACGACGACCTGTCGTACGCGAAGGTCCGCCTCGACGAGGAGTCGCTGCGGGTCGTCACCGCGCACCTCGGGGACTTCGCGGAGTCGCTGCCGCGCGCCCTGTCCTGGGCCTCCGCCTGGGACATGACGCGGGACGGCGAGCTGGCGACGCGCGACTACCTGGCGCTGGTGCTGTCCGGCATCTCCAAGGAGACGGACATCGGCGTCGTGCAGTCGCTGCACCGCCAGGTGAAGCTGGCGCTCGACCTGTACGCGGCGCCGGTGTGGCGCGAGACGGGTCTGACGCAGTGGACGGAGGCGACGCTGGCGCACCTGCGGGCGGCGGAGCCGGGCAGCGACCACCAGCTGGCGTGGGCGCGCGCGTTCGCGTCGACCGCCCGTACGCCGCAGCAGCTGGACCTGTTGCAGGGCTTGCTGGACGGTACGGAGACGGTCGAGGGCCTGGCCGTCGACACCGAGCTGCGCTGGGCGTTCGTCCAGCGGCTGGCGGCGGTGGGGCTGCACGACACCGAGGAGATCGCGGCGGAGTACGAGCGCGACAAGACCTCGGCGGGCGAGCAGCACGCGACGGCGGCCCGCGCGGCGCGGCCCTCGGCCGAGGCCAAGGCGGAGGCGTGGGCGTCGGTGGTGGAGAGCGACAAGCTGCCGAACTCCCTCCAGGAGGCGGTGATCGGCGGCTTCGTCCAGACCGACCAGCGTGAGCTGCTCGCGCCGTACACGGAGAAGTACTTCGCGGCGGTCGCGGAGGTGTGGGAGTCCCGTTCGCACGAGATGGCGCAGCAGGTGGCGGTCGGGCTGTACCCGTCGCTCCAGGTCTCGCGCGAGACGCTGGACGCGACGGACGCGTGGCTGGCCTCCGCCGGCCCGAACGCGGCGCTGCGCCGGCTGATCTCGGAGTCGCGCGCGGGCGTGGAGCGCGCGCTGCGCGCCCAGGAGGCGGACGCGGCGGCGGCGCCTGTCGTCTAG